In Rhodamnia argentea isolate NSW1041297 chromosome 4, ASM2092103v1, whole genome shotgun sequence, the following proteins share a genomic window:
- the LOC115749087 gene encoding 2-oxoglutarate-Fe(II) type oxidoreductase hxnY-like isoform X2: MNDANAIEVAGVPTSALNCIDLSSSDIQQSVSLLKQACLDSGFFYVINHGVGQDLMEEVFVQSRRFFGLPLSEKMKLLRNEKHRGYTPLFDEVLDPGNQIQGDYKEGYYIGEEIPEDDLDAQKPHFGPNLWPSEDILPRWRQTMEKFHSQALNMAKVVARIIALALDLEADFFDKPEILGKPIPILRLLHYEGWISDPSKGIYGAGAHSDFGLITLLATDDVLGLQICKNKDAKPQAWEYVQPLKGSTLHRVIGNGQERYSIAFFLDPNHDCLIECLPTCMSEENPPKFPPILCQTYLAQRYYNTHADLDVYRREGA, from the exons ATGAATGACGCCAACGCCATCGAAGTCGCCGGAGTTCCGACTTCGGCTCTCAACTGTATAGATCTCTCGAGTTCGGATATTCAACAGTCGGTGTCTCTGCTCAAACAG GCGTGCTTGGATTCTGGCTTTTTCTACGTGATCAATCATGGAGTCGGCCAGGATTTGATGGAGGAGGTCTTCGTCCAGAGCAGGCGGTTCTTCGGTTTGCCTTTGAGCGAGAAGATGAAACTGTTGAGGAACGAGAAGCACCGTGGCTATACTCCTCTGTTCGATGAGGTCCTCGATCCTGGGAATCAGATTCAGG GAGATTATAAGGAGGGATACTACATAGGAGAGGAAATACCAGAGGATGATCTTGATGCGCAGAAGCCTCATTTTGGACCAAACCTCTGGCCTTCTGAGG ATATATTGCCAAGATGGAGGCAGACGATGGAGAAATTTCATAGTCAGGCATT AAATATGGCAAAAGTAGTTGCAAGGATCATTGCTCTAGCACTTGATCTGGAGGCTGATTTTTTTGACAAGCCAGAAATACTCGGCAAGCCTATTCCGATCTTGCGCTTGTTGCACTATGAAG GTTGGATCTCTGATCCCTCTAAAGGAATATACGGAGCTGGGGCACATTCGGACTTTGGGCTTATTACCTTGTTGGCAACAGATGATGTCCTGGGCCTCCAA ATTTGCAAGAACAAGGATGCTAAACCTCAGGCATGGGAATATGTGCAACCTTTGAAAGG GTCCACGCTCCATCGAGTTATAGGGAATGGTCAAGAACGATATTCT ATTGCTTTCTTCCTGGACCCAAACCATGATTGTCTCATCGAGTGCTTGCCAACATGTATGTCAGAGGAAAATCCTCCCAA GTTTCCTCCCATCTTATGTCAGACCTACTTGGCCCAAAGATACTACAATACTCATGCTGATTTAGATGTATACAGAAGGGAAGGAGCTTAG
- the LOC115732474 gene encoding 2-oxoglutarate-Fe(II) type oxidoreductase hxnY-like isoform X2, which translates to MEEVFVQSRRFFGLPLSEKMKLLRNEKHRGYTPLFDQVLDPANQIHGDYKEGYYIGVELPEEDSGAQKPHFGPNLWPSEDVLPRWRQAMEQFGSQALNVAKVVARIIALALDLEADFFDKPEILGKPFPILRLLHYEGLISDPSKGIYGAGAHSDFGFITLLATDDVLGLQICKNKDAKPQAWEYVQPLKGAFIVNLGDMLERWSNCIFRSTLHRVIGNGQERYSIAFFLDPNHDCLIECLPTCMSEENPPKFPPILCQTYLAQRYYDTHADLDVYRSEGA; encoded by the exons ATGGAGGAGGTCTTCGTCCAGAGCAGGCGGTTCTTCGGTTTGCCTTTGAGCGAGAAGATGAAGCTGTTGAGGAACGAGAAGCACCGAGGCTATACTCCTTTGTTCGATCAGGTCCTCGATCCTGCAAATCAGATTCACG GAGATTATAAGGAGGGATACTACATAGGAGTGGAGTTACCAGAGGAAGATTCTGGTGCACAGAAGCCTCATTTTGGACCAAACCTATGGCCTTCTGAGG ATGTATTGCCAAGATGGAGGCAGGCGATGGAACAATTTGGTAGTCAAGCATT AAATGTGGCAAAAGTAGTGGCAAGGATCATTGCTCTAGCACTTGATCTAGAGGCTGATTTTTTTGACAAGCCAGAAATACTCGGCAAGCCTTTTCCGATCTTGCGCTTGTTGCACTATGAAG GTTTGATCTCTGATCCCTCTAAAGGAATATACGGAGCTGGGGCACATTCGGACTTTGGGTTTATTACCTTGTTGGCAACAGATGATGTCCTGGGTCTCCAA ATTTGCAAGAACAAGGATGCTAAACCTCAGGCATGGGAATATGTGCAACCTTTGAAAGG AGCATTCATAGTGAATCTTGGTGATATGCTAGAACGATGGAGCAATTGTATTTTCAG GTCCACTCTCCATCGAGTTATAGGGAATGGTCAAGAACGATATTCT ATTGCTTTTTTCCTGGACCCAAACCATGATTGTCTCATCGAGTGCTTGCCAACATGTATGTCAGAGGAAAATCCTCCCAA GTTTCCTCCCATCTTATGTCAGACCTACTTGGCCCAAAGATACTACGATACTCATGCTGATTTAGATGTATACAGAAGCGAAGGAGCTTAG
- the LOC115749089 gene encoding probable RNA-dependent RNA polymerase 5, translated as MNAPPPSSPSAPPSQLVPLPVSVEDEIRRICTDQNQPPPNVWTRKKLASLSEEAALQVLWSTAATKIKYSIDGLISRIIENSAGSSPSPSPTEIPCVPLNDQSPARSPVMNSRDNGFASFPVRDQQIGSLRLSPSLENGNAQAVSPHLKALSELEFRKAFLILNYIGGGNLEDAIDSDRIRLMKDLRMIEFEEAVWNAIGQSRVKKDERCKYVDWDSGKTHFYHCNISPPGCYRFKGPYLDKRRTLLQKALGDENVLLVKVAEEGTDKSSKSMGSADTFALYKKIAKEGIPVGSRRYKFFVFKDGGKEEKKRDPTTSSVKCYFVCMECEALKEKKTVHEARCLFMHAHTVPDISRYMIRLSLILSKTITLEVDWDRVTIETIKDEECKDQEGNSIYDKQGKPLIHTDGTGFVSEDIALKCRGNIFKGSSMITPAFEGICEPPSLIQFRLYNDGRAVKGTVLINKQLPPHTIHIRPSMIKVEKDPKLSDVGTVDSLEVVTTSNKPRTACLSKTLIALLCYGGVPNEFFLDMMKSALGDANSLFSTKRAALRVSVNYGDMDGFNAARMILSGIPLDESFLQNHLSKLMKMEKNNLKGGKIPVSDSYYLMGTADPTGILKSDEVCIILGSGQISGKVLVYRNPGLHFGDIHVLTATYVAALETKVGNSKYAIFFPTSGPRSLTDEIAGGDLDGDMYWVSRNPQLLKYFTPSQPWVSASAARDVNCKKPSDMSSEELEDGLIDLWLNARFNPSYTAGTAADSWQALMDRLLTLGRDEVDERRRVERNLLQLVDIYYDALDAPKNGGIKIELPKCLKAECFPHYMGKDKSFRSKSILGLIFDAVESYQAENQTGKGIWKIPYFDVEIPRDRLMEWERRYMEYRNEMGAALREGGEKVKHSSADAVIQKYKQLLYGAPEFEESPRKLEDIFTEALAIYNITYDYAMQRNDIGKCGFAWKVAGPALCQFYAKKQEQKSIVCLPSVLKEICS; from the exons ATGAacgctcctcctccttcctctccttCCGCTCCGCCTTCACAGCTCGTGCCGCTTCCTGTTTCTGTCGAGGACGAGATACGCCGAATCTGCACTGACCAGAACCAGCCTCCCCCGAACGTGTGGACTCGGAAGAAGCTCGCTTCGCTCAGCGAAGAGGCCGCACTTCAGGTCCTGTGGTCGACCGCCGCGACAAAAATCAAGTATTCCATCGATGGTTTGATCTCGCGCATTATCGAAAACAGCGCCGGCTCTTCTCCTTCGCCGTCTCCGACGGAGATCCCTTGCGTGCCCTTGAATGATCAAAGTCCGGCCCGTTCGCCTGTGATGAATTCGCGCG ACAATGGATTTGCAAGCTTTCCTGTGCGAGATCAACAGATTGGAAGTCTGAGACTTTCTCCGAGTTTGGAAAACGGGAATGCACAAGCAGTTAGCCCCCACCTGAAGGCTCTGAGCGAACTGGAGTTTAGAAAAGCATTTCTCATTCTAAACTACATTGGGGG AGGAAATCTTGAAGACGCCATAGACAGTGATAGGATTCGACTGATGAAAGATCTCAGAATGATTGAATTTGAGGAAGCGGTCTGGAATGCCATCGGACAGTCTCGTGTAAAGAAAGACGAGCGTTGTAAG TACGTTGACTGGGATTCTGGAAAGACACACTTCTACCACTGTAACATTTCACCTCCGGGGTGTTATCGTTTTAAA GGTCCTTACCTTGATAAGAGGAGAACACTTTTACAAAAGGCACTAGGAGATGAGAATGTTCTCCTTGTCAAGGTGGCAGAAGAGGGGACGGACAAAAGCAGCAAATCGATGGGTTCTGCTGATACTTTTGCTTTATATAAAAAGATTGCAAAGGAGGGGATTCCTGTCGGTTCCCGTCGATACAAGTTCTTCG TGTTTAAGGATGgaggaaaggaagagaaaaaaagagaccCCACCACGTCCTCTGTGAAGTGTTACTTTGTTTGCATGGAGTGCGAGGCacttaaggaaaagaaaacagtgCATGAAGCGAGATGCCTCTTCATGCATGCGCACACAGTGCCCGACATATCCCGCTACATGATAAG GCTGTCTCTCATCTTGTCCAAAACTATTACCTTGGAAGTTGACTGGGATCGTGTCACGATTGAGACAATTAAGGATGAGGAGTGCAAG GATCAAGAGGGAAATTCCATCTATGATAAGCAGGGAAAGCCACTTATACATACCGACGGAACTGGATTTGTATCTGAGGACATAGCTTTGAAGTGTCGCGGAAATATATTCAAGGGAAGCAGCATGATTACTCCTGCTTTTGAG GGCATATGTGAACCG CCTTCGCTGATTCAGTTCCGTCTATACAATGATGGTAGAGCCGTCAAGGGTACAGTTCTGATTAATAAGCAG CTTCCCCCTCATACAATTCATATTCGACCATCCATGATCAAGGTTGAAAAGGATCCTAAGCTTTCAGATGTCGGGACAGTTGATTCACTGGAAGTAGTAACGACAAG CAATAAGCCAAGAACTGCATGTCTTTCAAAGACTTTGATTGCACTCTTATGCTATGGAGGGGTCccgaatgaattttttttggacatgATGAAGAGTGCTCTGGGAGATGCCAATAGTCTCTTCTCCACAAAACGAGCAGCTTTAAGGG TTTCGGTGAACTATGGTGATATGGATGGTTTCAATGCGGCCAGAATGATCTTATCTGGGATTCCTCTGGACGAATCATTCCTACAGAATCATCTGTCCAAACtcatgaaaatggaaaagaacaaTTTGAAAGGAGGAAAGATTCCTGTATCAGATTCGTACTATCTAATGGGGACAGCCGATCCCACAGGGATTCTTAAAAGTGATGAAGTTTGTATCATCCT TGGCAGTGGCCAAATTTCAGGGAAAGTATTGGTCTACCGGAATCCTGGTCTGCATTTTGGGGACATTCATGTTTTGACTGCTACATATGTGGCAGCTCTGGAAACAAAAGTGGGAAATTCCAAGTATGCCATATTTTTCCCTACTAGTGGACCACGCTCCTTGACCGATGAAATAGCTGGTGGGGATTTGGATGGGGATATGTATTGGGTTTCACGGAACCCTCAG CTGTTGAAGTATTTTACACCGAGCCAGCCATGGGTATCAGCTTCTGCAGCACGAGACGTAAACTGCAAGAAGCCAAGCGACATGTCTTCCGAGGAGTTGGAGGATGGGTTAATTGATTTATGGTTGAACGCTAGATTTAACCCAAG TTACACAGCGGGTACCGCTGCTGATAGTTGGCAGGCACTGATGGATCGTCTTCTAACACTTGGTCGTGATGAAGTCGATGAAAGACGTCGCGTGGAGAGAAATCTTCTTCAGCTGGTTGACATATATTATGATGCCTTGGATGCTCCTAAGAATGGTGGAATAAAG ATTGAACTTCCCAAATGTTTGAAGGCAGAATGTTTCCCACATTACATGGGAAAGGATAAATCCTTCCGCTCTAAGTCTATCCTCGGATTGATTTTTGATGCGGTAGAATCATACCAGGCAGAAAATCAAACCGGCAAAG ggatttggaaGATTCCCTATTTTGATGTGGAAATCCCCAGAGACCGCCTAATGGAGTGGGAAAGACGGTACATGGAATATAGAAACGAGATGGGAGCTGCTTTACGGGAAGGTGGAGAAAAAGTCAAGCATTCCTCCGCAGATGCTGTCATACAGAAATATAAACAG TTGCTATATGGCGCACCAGAGTTCGAGGAGAGCCCGAGGAAGCTGGAAGATATTTTCACCGAGGCTCTAGCTATCTATAACATTACATACGACTACGCCATGCAACGGAATGACATCGGCAAATGCGGATTCGCTTGGAAAGTGGCGGGTCCTGCGCTCTGCCAGTTTTATGCCAAGAAGCAGGAGCAGAAGTCAATCGTCTGCCTGCCCTCAGTTCTGAAGGAAATCTGCAGTTGA
- the LOC115749087 gene encoding 2-oxoglutarate-Fe(II) type oxidoreductase hxnY-like isoform X1, whose protein sequence is MNDANAIEVAGVPTSALNCIDLSSSDIQQSVSLLKQACLDSGFFYVINHGVGQDLMEEVFVQSRRFFGLPLSEKMKLLRNEKHRGYTPLFDEVLDPGNQIQGDYKEGYYIGEEIPEDDLDAQKPHFGPNLWPSEDILPRWRQTMEKFHSQALNMAKVVARIIALALDLEADFFDKPEILGKPIPILRLLHYEGWISDPSKGIYGAGAHSDFGLITLLATDDVLGLQICKNKDAKPQAWEYVQPLKGAFVVNLGDMLERWSNCIFRSTLHRVIGNGQERYSIAFFLDPNHDCLIECLPTCMSEENPPKFPPILCQTYLAQRYYNTHADLDVYRREGA, encoded by the exons ATGAATGACGCCAACGCCATCGAAGTCGCCGGAGTTCCGACTTCGGCTCTCAACTGTATAGATCTCTCGAGTTCGGATATTCAACAGTCGGTGTCTCTGCTCAAACAG GCGTGCTTGGATTCTGGCTTTTTCTACGTGATCAATCATGGAGTCGGCCAGGATTTGATGGAGGAGGTCTTCGTCCAGAGCAGGCGGTTCTTCGGTTTGCCTTTGAGCGAGAAGATGAAACTGTTGAGGAACGAGAAGCACCGTGGCTATACTCCTCTGTTCGATGAGGTCCTCGATCCTGGGAATCAGATTCAGG GAGATTATAAGGAGGGATACTACATAGGAGAGGAAATACCAGAGGATGATCTTGATGCGCAGAAGCCTCATTTTGGACCAAACCTCTGGCCTTCTGAGG ATATATTGCCAAGATGGAGGCAGACGATGGAGAAATTTCATAGTCAGGCATT AAATATGGCAAAAGTAGTTGCAAGGATCATTGCTCTAGCACTTGATCTGGAGGCTGATTTTTTTGACAAGCCAGAAATACTCGGCAAGCCTATTCCGATCTTGCGCTTGTTGCACTATGAAG GTTGGATCTCTGATCCCTCTAAAGGAATATACGGAGCTGGGGCACATTCGGACTTTGGGCTTATTACCTTGTTGGCAACAGATGATGTCCTGGGCCTCCAA ATTTGCAAGAACAAGGATGCTAAACCTCAGGCATGGGAATATGTGCAACCTTTGAAAGG AGCATTTGTAGTGAATCTTGGTGATATGCTAGAACGCTGGAGCAATTGTATTTTCAG GTCCACGCTCCATCGAGTTATAGGGAATGGTCAAGAACGATATTCT ATTGCTTTCTTCCTGGACCCAAACCATGATTGTCTCATCGAGTGCTTGCCAACATGTATGTCAGAGGAAAATCCTCCCAA GTTTCCTCCCATCTTATGTCAGACCTACTTGGCCCAAAGATACTACAATACTCATGCTGATTTAGATGTATACAGAAGGGAAGGAGCTTAG
- the LOC115732474 gene encoding 2-oxoglutarate-Fe(II) type oxidoreductase hxnY-like isoform X1 produces the protein MNDANAIEVAGVPTSALNCIDLSSSDIQQSVSLLKQACLDSGFFYVINHGISQDLMEEVFVQSRRFFGLPLSEKMKLLRNEKHRGYTPLFDQVLDPANQIHGDYKEGYYIGVELPEEDSGAQKPHFGPNLWPSEDVLPRWRQAMEQFGSQALNVAKVVARIIALALDLEADFFDKPEILGKPFPILRLLHYEGLISDPSKGIYGAGAHSDFGFITLLATDDVLGLQICKNKDAKPQAWEYVQPLKGAFIVNLGDMLERWSNCIFRSTLHRVIGNGQERYSIAFFLDPNHDCLIECLPTCMSEENPPKFPPILCQTYLAQRYYDTHADLDVYRSEGA, from the exons ATGAATGACGCCAACGCCATCGAAGTCGCCGGAGTTCCGACTTCGGCTCTCAACTGTATAGATCTCTCGAGTTCGGATATTCAACAGTCGGTGTCTCTGCTCAAACAG GCGTGCTTGGATTCTGGCTTTTTCTACGTGATCAATCATGGAATCAGCCAGGATTTGATGGAGGAGGTCTTCGTCCAGAGCAGGCGGTTCTTCGGTTTGCCTTTGAGCGAGAAGATGAAGCTGTTGAGGAACGAGAAGCACCGAGGCTATACTCCTTTGTTCGATCAGGTCCTCGATCCTGCAAATCAGATTCACG GAGATTATAAGGAGGGATACTACATAGGAGTGGAGTTACCAGAGGAAGATTCTGGTGCACAGAAGCCTCATTTTGGACCAAACCTATGGCCTTCTGAGG ATGTATTGCCAAGATGGAGGCAGGCGATGGAACAATTTGGTAGTCAAGCATT AAATGTGGCAAAAGTAGTGGCAAGGATCATTGCTCTAGCACTTGATCTAGAGGCTGATTTTTTTGACAAGCCAGAAATACTCGGCAAGCCTTTTCCGATCTTGCGCTTGTTGCACTATGAAG GTTTGATCTCTGATCCCTCTAAAGGAATATACGGAGCTGGGGCACATTCGGACTTTGGGTTTATTACCTTGTTGGCAACAGATGATGTCCTGGGTCTCCAA ATTTGCAAGAACAAGGATGCTAAACCTCAGGCATGGGAATATGTGCAACCTTTGAAAGG AGCATTCATAGTGAATCTTGGTGATATGCTAGAACGATGGAGCAATTGTATTTTCAG GTCCACTCTCCATCGAGTTATAGGGAATGGTCAAGAACGATATTCT ATTGCTTTTTTCCTGGACCCAAACCATGATTGTCTCATCGAGTGCTTGCCAACATGTATGTCAGAGGAAAATCCTCCCAA GTTTCCTCCCATCTTATGTCAGACCTACTTGGCCCAAAGATACTACGATACTCATGCTGATTTAGATGTATACAGAAGCGAAGGAGCTTAG